In one Hypomesus transpacificus isolate Combined female chromosome 18, fHypTra1, whole genome shotgun sequence genomic region, the following are encoded:
- the pqbp1 gene encoding polyglutamine-binding protein 1, whose product MPLPPALLARLAKRGILKHSDQEGDEEIIAEDYDDNNVDYEATRVENLPPNWYKVFDPICGLPYYWNVETDLVAWLSPNDSSSVITKAAKKMRAEGGDDRVERQFEKLDRERERERERDRERERERDDVRERDRRMQRREDVAPYSKNKRGRKDDEMDPMDPSSYSDAPRGNWSTGLPKRNEAKTGADTTAAGPLFQQRPYPSPGAVLRANAEHKPPKE is encoded by the exons ATGCCTCTGCCTCCAGCGTTACTCGCTCGCCTCGCCAAGAGAGGGATTCTGAAGCACTCAGACCAAG agggggatgaggagatcATTGCTGAGGATTATGATGACAACAATGTCGATTATGAAGCCACTAGAGTGGAGAATTTGCCTCCAAACTGGTACAAAGTTTTTGACCCTATCTG TGGTCTACCTTACTACTGGAATGTGGAGACAGACCTTGTTGCCTGGCTGTCTCCAAACGACTCCTCATCTGTGATAACCAAAGCGGCCAAGAAAATGAGGG CCGAGGGGGGAGATGACAGAGTGGAGAGACAGTTTGAGAAgctagatagagagagggagcgagagagggaacgagaccgagagagggagcgtgagagagacgatgtaagggaaagagacagacggatgcagaggagagaagatgTTGCCCCCTACAGCAAGAACAAACGAG GGAGGAAGGATGATGAGATGGACCCCATGGATCCAAGTTCTTATTCTGATGCTCCCAG AGGGAACTGGTCCACTGGGTTGCCCAAGAGGAATGAGGCCAAGACTGGTGCAGATACCACCGCAGCAGGCCCACTGTTCCAGCAGCGGCCCTACCCTAGCCCTGGAGCTGTGCTCAGAGCAAACGCAGAGCATAAGCCACCCAAAGAGTGA
- the timm17b gene encoding mitochondrial import inner membrane translocase subunit Tim17-B isoform X2 — protein MEEYAREPCPWRIVDDCGGAFTMGATGGGVFQSIKGFRNAPVGVRHRLKGSANAVRVRAPQIGGSFAIWGGLFSTIDCGLVRLRGKEDPWNSITSGAMTGAVLAARSGPLAMMGSAMMGGILLALIEGFGILLTRYTAQQFQNPSPFMEDPNQLPPKDGSQQQGSKGTGQFQ, from the exons ATGGAGGAGTATGCCCGGGAACCTTG CCCCTGGAGGATAGTTGATGATTGTGGAGGAGCATTTACCATGGGAGCCACTGGTGGCGGGGTGTTCCAATCAATCAAGGGGTTTCGCAATGCTCCTGTG GGTGTTCGTCACAGATTGAAAGGTAGTGCCAATGCGGTGAGAGTACGTGCTCCACAAATTGGTG GTAGTTTCGCTATCTGGGGTGGTCTTTTTTCGACTATTGACTGTGGGCTGGTTCGTCTGCGAGGGAAAGAGGACCCCTGGAACTCAATAACAAGTGGAGCAATGACTGGTGCAGTCCTGGCTGCACGTA GTGGTCCTTTGGCCATGATGGGCTCTGCCATGATGGGGGGCATTCTCCTGGCATTGATAGAAGGCTTTGGCATCCTCCTCACCAGATACACCGCACAGCAGTTTCAGAATC CAAGCCCTTTCATGGAAGACCCCAACCAACTTCCCCCTAAAGATGGCAGTCAGCAGCAAGGGAGCAAGGGGACTGGCCAGTTTCAATAG
- the timm17b gene encoding mitochondrial import inner membrane translocase subunit Tim17-B isoform X1, whose amino-acid sequence MEEYAREPCPWRIVDDCGGAFTMGATGGGVFQSIKGFRNAPVGVRHRLKGSANAVRVRAPQIGGSFAIWGGLFSTIDCGLVRLRGKEDPWNSITSGAMTGAVLAARMVLHCSHISSGGPLAMMGSAMMGGILLALIEGFGILLTRYTAQQFQNPSPFMEDPNQLPPKDGSQQQGSKGTGQFQ is encoded by the exons ATGGAGGAGTATGCCCGGGAACCTTG CCCCTGGAGGATAGTTGATGATTGTGGAGGAGCATTTACCATGGGAGCCACTGGTGGCGGGGTGTTCCAATCAATCAAGGGGTTTCGCAATGCTCCTGTG GGTGTTCGTCACAGATTGAAAGGTAGTGCCAATGCGGTGAGAGTACGTGCTCCACAAATTGGTG GTAGTTTCGCTATCTGGGGTGGTCTTTTTTCGACTATTGACTGTGGGCTGGTTCGTCTGCGAGGGAAAGAGGACCCCTGGAACTCAATAACAAGTGGAGCAATGACTGGTGCAGTCCTGGCTGCACGTA TGGTGCTACATTGCAGCCATATCTCCTCAGGTGGTCCTTTGGCCATGATGGGCTCTGCCATGATGGGGGGCATTCTCCTGGCATTGATAGAAGGCTTTGGCATCCTCCTCACCAGATACACCGCACAGCAGTTTCAGAATC CAAGCCCTTTCATGGAAGACCCCAACCAACTTCCCCCTAAAGATGGCAGTCAGCAGCAAGGGAGCAAGGGGACTGGCCAGTTTCAATAG